The genomic stretch CTGCCTCTCCAGTTGCTACCGCACGTCCGGGGACTGGTGCTGGAGGCCTACGGGGCGGGCAACTTCCCCATCGCCCCGGAGCTGGGGCGCTCGCTGAAGCCCCTCTTCCTCCAGGCGCGCGAGCGGGGCGTCCCGGTGGTGGTGGTGAGCCAGGCGCACCGGAATGGCGTGGACCTCTCCCTGTATGAGTCCGGGGCGGCGGCATTGGAGGCCGGGGCGATGGGCGGCGCGGACATGACGCCGTCGGCGGCCCTGGTGAAGCTGATGCAGGGGCTGGCCTACCACTCCGGCGCGTCCGGGGCCCTGGCACGCTACATCCAGGGCCCGGTGGCCGGAGAATTGACCGTCGGAAGGCCGACAGTCGCCCCGGAGGCCCCCGCCGGCCCCCCCGCCACCCGGCGGTCCCGAGGAGAGTAGTGGAGAGTCGGGCAGTATGCTTGCCGCCGCGAAAAGGCGGCCCGTAAGATGGGTGCCGCGATGTCCGAGGAGAAAACTTCCGTCCATTCGATTTCGGACCTGCTGGGCAGTGCCCAGCAGCAGAGTGCCTATCTGATCGTCATCAGCGCCAAGTCCGCGGCGGGCATCGGGCGCATGTTCAAGCTGGACCGCTCCGAGGTCGTCCTGGGGCGCAGCTCCGAGGCGCAATTCCAGGTCGAGGATGACGGCATCTCCCGCAAGCACGCCAAGGTGGTGGCGCTGGGAGACGGCCGGTTCCAGCTGGTGGACCTGGCCAGCACCAACGGGACGTACCTCAACGGCCTGAAGGTCAACGCCGCCCCGCTCTACGACGGCGACAAGATCCAGATCGGCTCCAACACCGTCCTCAAGTTCTCCATCCAGGACGCGCTGGAGGAGCAGTACCAGCGCAGCATCTATGAATCCGCCACGCGTGACGGCCTCACCCGCGTCTACAACAAGAAGTACTTCCTGGAGACGGTGCGCAAGGAGTTCAGCTACTGCCTGCGCCACCGGGTGCCGCTGTCGCTGGTCCTCTTCGACGTGGACCACTTCAAGAAGATCAACGACGCGTATGGCCACCCGGCCGGTGACTACGTGCTGACGCGCATCGCCCAGCGGGTGAGCGACACGGTGCGCACCGAGGACCTGCTCGCGCGCTACGGCGGCGAGGAGTTCGCGCTGATGCTGCGCGAGTCCGCCGAGGACCAGGCCCTGGCGTGCGCGGAGCGCTGCCGGTACGCCGTGGACAAGGCCGACTTCGTCTTCAGTGGCACGCCCATCAAGGTGACCATCAGCCTGGGCGTGGCCACGCTGCTGGACTCGGACTTCTCCCAGCCCGAGGACCTCATCGCCGCGGCGGACAAGTACCTGTACCGGGCCAAGCGCGCGGGCCGGAACCGCGTGGATGCGAAGGCCATCAGCGGGCTCTGAGTTTCGGGCGCGGGCCCTCCCCGCCCCCTACTGACCGAAGCCCAGCCTCCGCAGCGCCTCGCGCGACACGTGCTTCACATGGGAGTCCGGATCGCGCGCCGCTGCGTCCGACAGCGCGGCCGCGGCCTGCGCTCCACCAATCCGGCCCAGGGCCGTTGCCGCGGCCACCCGCACAGCGGCCTCCGCATCCGCCCGCAGGCACCCCGCCAGCGCCTTCACGTGCGAAGCGCGCCCAATCTGCTCCAGCGCCTCGGCGGCAGCGGCGCGCACCACCGCATGGTCCGACTCCAGCAGCATCGCGGCATCATCGCCCCGGGACGTCTGCCGCTGAAGCGTCAGCAACTCCAGTGCAGCGCTCACCACCTCGGGAGCCCCATCCCCCAGCGCACGCGAGGTGGCCTCTGACACGCCTGGGTGCCGCGTCGTCAAACCGCTCAAGGCCCGCACGGCCCCCGCGCGAAGCAGCGGCTGCTCATCTGCAAGGAACGGCTCCACCGAGGACACCCTATCCCGAGCCCCCTCGCTACAGTCCGCCAGCTGTGCCAACGCAGCGCCTCGGACGGACGCGGCCAGCGCCTGGTCCCGAGCCATCCCCAGGAAGAAGGCCGCACACCCCTTCTCCCTCGCCATGGCCTCCAGCCACGGCCGCGCCTGCATCGCGTCACTCGACTCGATGCGCCGCTCCGCCGCCGTGCGCAGCGGGACGCCTTCCGCATCGGCCAGCGCCCGCGCCGCATCCCGGCGCACCCACCGGTCGGAATCGCCGAGCGCCCGCTCCAGCTCCCGCATCGCCAGCGGCCCATACACCCGCAACGACTCCACCGCGCGTCGGCGCTGGAGTGGATCCGCCACGGTCAGCTCCGGCTGCATCCCCTCCAGCTCCTTCGAATACACAGCGAAGAGCCGGTTGATGCGCGCCTCCTCCGCGGGCTTCGCCTCGTCCAGCAGCATCCGCCCCACCGACGACCGGCTGCGCCCCGCCACCACCTTGAGCGCGCTGGCGCTGACCGCATCCACGCTCTCCGGCCGCGTCGCCATGGCGTCCAGAAGAACGCGTGCGGGCTTGCGGCCCAGGAACCCGGCCAGGTGGGCCAGCGCCGAGCTCCGAACCGCCAGGTCCTCCGCGTACAGCTCCAGCTCCAGCGCTTCGCGAATGGCCTCCCGCCGCCCCCACACGCGGGCCGCGGCATTGGCGCCGCGAGGTCCGGCATCTCGCAGGAACTTCGCGGAGGAAGCCCCGGCCTCCGCCGCGGCGCGAGCCGCCGTCAGACACGCAGTCAGGTTGGACGACACCGGCTCCGCCATGACCCAATCCGCCAGGGCCCGGCGATCCGTGACGCCCTGACGCCTGGCATCCGCGCGCACCGCCGCCCACCTCACCCGCCAGTCCGGATCCTTCATGGCGGAGACGAGCGGCGCACGAGGAATGGGCCGCTGCCCCGCCAGGCCCTGCACCCAGGAATCCACGCGGCCTCCCGGCAGGCAGCTGCCGCAGGTCCGAGCGCGCAAGGCCGCGTCCGTCACGTGCCGCTGGCAGGACATCCAGCATTCTCGGGTCGGGGTCCCACCTTGCTGCTGGCCGGTCGTCAGGAGTACCACCAGGAGGAGGGCTGGGCTCACGAGGCGGACAGTGTAGTTCATCCGACTTAGCGTTTTCGTCCAGCGTCCTTGCGTTTTCCCTCCCAGTGGGTCATACCCGCTGCCCCTTTTGATCTACACCCACATCTACGTACGGCGGAAGGAGGTGACTGCATGCCCGGTATCCGAGTGAAGGAAGGAGAGTCCATCGAGAGCGCCCTCAAGCGTTTCAAGAAGGCCACCGAGAAGGCTGGAATCCTTTCCGAGATCCGTAAGCGCGAGCACTACGAGAAGCCTTCCGTGAAGCGGAAGAAGAAGGCCCTCGCCGCCAAGAAGCGCGCTGTGAAGAAGGCCCGCAAGTCGTTCTAGGCGCGTGCCTCGCGCGTGGAGCCGGGGCGCCACCGATGTCAGGTGCCCTGGCTCCCGCCGTCGAAGTCCCCCTGAACAACGTCTTACCCTCCGGAGCTGCGACCATGGCCACCCTGAAGGAGCGGATCGACGCGGACCTGAAGGACGCGATGCGGTCCAAGAGCGAGCTGACGCTGAGCGTGCTGCGGATGCTCAAGAGCGCGGTGAAGTACAAGGAAGTGGAGCCCGGCGCCTCCGCCCTGGATGACGCGGGAGTCCTCACTGTCATCGCCGGCCTCATCAAGCAGCGCCGTGATTCCGTGGAGCAGTTCAAGACGGGTGGCCGCCCGGAGCTGGCGGAGAAGGAAGAGGCTGAAATCAGCATCCTCCAGAACTACCTGCCCAAGCAGCTGACCGCCGACGAGCTGGCCGCCGAGGTCCGCGCCGCCATCGCCGAGACGAGCGCCAAGGGACCCAAGGACATGGGCGCGGTGATGAAGAACCTCAACGCCAAGATTCACGGCAAGGCGGAAGGCCGAGCCATCTCCGAGGCAGTGAAGTCGGAGCTCGCGAAGCTCTCCTGAGCCCTCCACCGTTCTGAGGTCAGCGCTGGCGCTGTCGGGAAACCGGCGGCGCCTTTGCATTGAAGGGCTGGACAGGGATGCGGAAACTTGCTCCCTCGGCCCCCCGTCATTAAGTGCCTGGGTCAGTCCCGCCGCGCCACCCGCTCACCCCAGCGGAAGTCGCGTGCAGGGGCCTCAGGAGTCCACCCCATGCCGCAAACACCCCCTGCCTTCGCGAGCGCTCCGGCTTCCGCCCCCATGGGGATGATCCGCCAGGTCGGCGGGTGGGCAGGCGACGTCAGCCCTGTCAGACACGATGCAGGCGCTGGGCCCGCCCAGGGGTGGGCCAGGGGGTGGGAGTCGTGATTCCTGAGCACAAGATCCAGGAGGTCCTCGAACGGGTGGACCTCGTCGGGCTCATCTCCCGGCATGTCGACCTGAAGAAGGCCGGGCGCGAATGGAAGGCCTGCTGTCCCTTCCATCAGGAGAAGACGCCCTCTTTCTACGTGGTGCCGGAGAAGCGCTTCTATTTCTGCCATGGCTGCCGCGCGAGCGGCGACGCGGTGTCATTCGTCCAGCGCTACCTGGGCAAGACGTTCCTGGACGCGGTGCGGGACCTGGCGCGCGACCTCGGCGTGGACCTGGAGGCCGAGCAGGACCCCAGCATGCGGGAGCGGCAGCAAATCAAGGAGGCCACGGACCAGGCCGCCGAGCACTTCCGCGCCATGCTGTGGCAGCAGGACGAAGGCCGCTCCGCCCGCGCCTACATCGCCAGCCGCGGCGTCTCCGAAGAGACGGCCATTGCGTTCGGCCTGGGCTGGGCGCCCCTCGAATGG from Myxococcus xanthus encodes the following:
- a CDS encoding GGDEF domain-containing protein, whose product is MSEEKTSVHSISDLLGSAQQQSAYLIVISAKSAAGIGRMFKLDRSEVVLGRSSEAQFQVEDDGISRKHAKVVALGDGRFQLVDLASTNGTYLNGLKVNAAPLYDGDKIQIGSNTVLKFSIQDALEEQYQRSIYESATRDGLTRVYNKKYFLETVRKEFSYCLRHRVPLSLVLFDVDHFKKINDAYGHPAGDYVLTRIAQRVSDTVRTEDLLARYGGEEFALMLRESAEDQALACAERCRYAVDKADFVFSGTPIKVTISLGVATLLDSDFSQPEDLIAAADKYLYRAKRAGRNRVDAKAISGL
- a CDS encoding HEAT repeat domain-containing protein, translated to MNYTVRLVSPALLLVVLLTTGQQQGGTPTRECWMSCQRHVTDAALRARTCGSCLPGGRVDSWVQGLAGQRPIPRAPLVSAMKDPDWRVRWAAVRADARRQGVTDRRALADWVMAEPVSSNLTACLTAARAAAEAGASSAKFLRDAGPRGANAAARVWGRREAIREALELELYAEDLAVRSSALAHLAGFLGRKPARVLLDAMATRPESVDAVSASALKVVAGRSRSSVGRMLLDEAKPAEEARINRLFAVYSKELEGMQPELTVADPLQRRRAVESLRVYGPLAMRELERALGDSDRWVRRDAARALADAEGVPLRTAAERRIESSDAMQARPWLEAMAREKGCAAFFLGMARDQALAASVRGAALAQLADCSEGARDRVSSVEPFLADEQPLLRAGAVRALSGLTTRHPGVSEATSRALGDGAPEVVSAALELLTLQRQTSRGDDAAMLLESDHAVVRAAAAEALEQIGRASHVKALAGCLRADAEAAVRVAAATALGRIGGAQAAAALSDAAARDPDSHVKHVSREALRRLGFGQ
- the rpsU gene encoding 30S ribosomal protein S21; this translates as MPGIRVKEGESIESALKRFKKATEKAGILSEIRKREHYEKPSVKRKKKALAAKKRAVKKARKSF
- a CDS encoding GatB/YqeY domain-containing protein, coding for MATLKERIDADLKDAMRSKSELTLSVLRMLKSAVKYKEVEPGASALDDAGVLTVIAGLIKQRRDSVEQFKTGGRPELAEKEEAEISILQNYLPKQLTADELAAEVRAAIAETSAKGPKDMGAVMKNLNAKIHGKAEGRAISEAVKSELAKLS